The following are encoded in a window of Algiphilus aromaticivorans DG1253 genomic DNA:
- a CDS encoding Rieske 2Fe-2S domain-containing protein: protein MTAHPLTVPTEAPERVPAGWYTVAAGAALQPGALQSARIADIDLVVYRTADGQAHCVHDRCPHLGGRFSQGGWVDHELLVCPVHRFSFDREGTCQRTGYGSAAPKACTQPWPCLERNGLVMVWYHPEGVAPGWEPEALDASGHLGLKVWNDAVAAPAQLIMEGIADQGHLQTVHGYEAVARTAEFDTSGASLRTAYRFDNPGDPPRWLPAALRNRLQGGQEVRFEYCAWGLGYSVTDVEIPALGLGMRTYVNPTPVAPDRCQLWHGMALRRISDPGRISTALKPLPRGMVEALMQAVLRRGYLKDIHDDMRLWERLEPVAKPALAPGDGPVAAHRRWAAQFYD, encoded by the coding sequence ATGACCGCGCACCCGCTCACCGTGCCCACCGAGGCGCCGGAGCGGGTGCCGGCCGGCTGGTACACGGTGGCTGCCGGCGCTGCGCTGCAGCCCGGGGCGCTGCAGTCGGCGCGAATTGCCGACATCGATCTGGTCGTCTACCGCACGGCCGACGGGCAGGCGCATTGCGTGCACGATCGCTGCCCGCATCTGGGCGGCCGCTTCAGCCAGGGTGGCTGGGTCGACCACGAGCTGCTGGTCTGCCCGGTGCATCGCTTTTCCTTCGATCGCGAAGGGACCTGCCAGCGCACCGGCTACGGCAGCGCCGCGCCCAAGGCCTGCACCCAACCCTGGCCCTGTCTGGAGCGCAACGGCCTGGTCATGGTCTGGTATCACCCCGAGGGCGTCGCGCCCGGCTGGGAGCCGGAGGCTCTCGATGCCAGCGGCCATCTCGGGCTGAAGGTCTGGAACGATGCCGTGGCGGCGCCGGCGCAGCTGATCATGGAAGGCATCGCCGACCAGGGCCATCTGCAGACCGTTCACGGCTACGAGGCGGTGGCGCGCACTGCCGAGTTCGACACGAGCGGAGCCAGCCTGCGCACGGCCTATCGCTTCGACAACCCCGGCGATCCGCCGCGCTGGCTGCCGGCGGCGCTGCGCAATCGGCTACAGGGCGGCCAGGAAGTGCGCTTCGAGTACTGCGCCTGGGGGCTGGGATACTCGGTGACCGATGTCGAAATCCCGGCGCTGGGCCTGGGCATGCGGACTTACGTCAATCCCACGCCGGTCGCACCCGACCGCTGCCAGCTCTGGCACGGCATGGCGCTGCGCCGGATCAGCGACCCTGGCCGGATCAGCACCGCCCTGAAGCCGCTGCCACGCGGGATGGTCGAGGCGCTGATGCAGGCCGTGCTGCGCCGCGGCTATCTGAAGGATATCCACGACGACATGCGGCTCTGGGAGCGTCTGGAGCCCGTGGCCAAGCCCGCGCTGGCGCCCGGCGACGGCCCCGTCGCCGCGCACCGGCGCTGGGCGGCGCAGTTCTACGATTGA
- a CDS encoding flavin-dependent monooxygenase, whose amino-acid sequence MQNKAQSNVTPASPEVLVQRARDLIPKLVERAPEARKNRRVPDATIRDLQEAGLFRVLQPKAYGGYEMDPQVFYDIAMTLAEGCMSTGWIYGIMGVHNWQLALFDPQAAADVWGEDTSTLVASTYMPKGQVTPVEGGFKFSGRWGFSSGIDHCDWVLLGGLIFTDGQPPEYRTFLVPRSDFRVEDTWHTMGLQGTGSNDVVVEDAFVPEYRTHKASDGFNGTNPGGDTFTSPLYKIPFGQIFVRAVSSAAIGALEGATKSFRDWATDWTGNMGSKTAEQPLAQLAIADALTATDEMKLVLHRNFEEILDSIHNNQPLPIERRVHFRYQAAQVVERCADRVSRLMGAAGGRAIFTDFPVQQPFLDIHTARAHYANNAFMFGGNYGSVMLGKDNTDFFL is encoded by the coding sequence ATGCAGAACAAGGCCCAGAGCAACGTCACGCCGGCGAGTCCCGAAGTGTTGGTCCAGCGCGCGCGCGATCTCATCCCGAAGCTGGTGGAGCGTGCACCGGAGGCCCGCAAGAACCGCCGCGTCCCGGACGCCACGATCCGCGACCTGCAGGAAGCCGGTCTCTTTCGCGTGCTGCAGCCCAAGGCCTACGGCGGCTACGAGATGGATCCGCAGGTCTTCTACGACATCGCCATGACGCTGGCCGAGGGCTGCATGTCCACGGGCTGGATCTACGGGATCATGGGGGTCCACAACTGGCAGCTCGCACTGTTTGATCCGCAGGCCGCCGCGGATGTCTGGGGCGAGGACACCAGCACGCTGGTTGCTTCCACCTACATGCCGAAGGGGCAGGTGACGCCGGTCGAGGGCGGCTTCAAGTTCAGCGGGCGCTGGGGCTTCTCCAGCGGCATCGACCATTGCGACTGGGTGCTGCTCGGCGGGCTGATTTTCACCGACGGCCAGCCGCCGGAATACCGCACCTTCCTGGTGCCGCGCTCGGATTTCCGCGTCGAGGACACCTGGCACACCATGGGTCTGCAGGGCACCGGCAGCAACGATGTGGTCGTCGAGGACGCCTTCGTCCCCGAGTACCGGACGCACAAGGCTTCCGACGGCTTCAACGGCACCAACCCCGGCGGCGACACCTTCACCTCGCCGCTCTACAAGATTCCCTTCGGGCAGATTTTCGTGCGCGCTGTCTCCTCGGCTGCCATCGGTGCGCTGGAAGGCGCGACCAAGTCCTTCCGCGACTGGGCGACCGACTGGACCGGCAACATGGGTTCGAAGACCGCCGAGCAGCCGCTCGCGCAGTTGGCCATTGCGGATGCGCTGACGGCCACCGACGAGATGAAGCTGGTGCTGCACCGCAACTTCGAGGAAATCCTCGACAGCATCCACAACAATCAGCCGCTGCCCATCGAGCGCCGCGTGCACTTCCGCTATCAGGCTGCGCAGGTCGTCGAGCGTTGTGCTGATCGGGTCTCCCGGCTGATGGGGGCGGCCGGTGGTCGCGCCATCTTCACGGACTTCCCCGTGCAGCAGCCCTTCCTCGACATCCACACCGCCCGCGCGCACTACGCCAACAACGCCTTCATGTTCGGCGGCAACTACGGCAGCGTGATGCTCGGCAAGGACAACACCGACTTCTTCCTGTAA
- a CDS encoding SDR family NAD(P)-dependent oxidoreductase codes for MAEGNLDGKVAVITGGARGMGAATVRRFVAEGARVLIGDVLDDEGTALAAELGEAARFVHLDVSSEAEWTAARDAALEAFGQIDVLVNNAGVLLFRTIQETSLDDYKRVLGINLEGTFLGVRIIGAHMLERGSGSIVNISSADGMKGANGLGAYCSTKWGIRGLTRVAAMEYGHRGVRVNSVHPGGVDTSMGNPFSEERAEVNKRYHMVPLQRVGDPDEVARVSAFLASDAASYLCGSEIAVDGGMLTGQYYVGFPGAPGVE; via the coding sequence ATGGCAGAAGGCAATCTCGACGGCAAGGTCGCCGTAATCACGGGCGGCGCCCGCGGCATGGGCGCGGCAACGGTGCGCCGCTTCGTCGCAGAAGGCGCGCGCGTGTTGATCGGCGACGTCCTCGACGACGAGGGCACCGCGCTGGCAGCCGAGCTGGGTGAGGCCGCGCGCTTCGTGCATTTGGACGTCAGCTCCGAGGCCGAATGGACAGCGGCGCGCGATGCCGCGCTGGAGGCTTTCGGGCAGATCGACGTGCTGGTGAACAACGCCGGCGTGCTGCTCTTCCGCACCATCCAGGAAACCAGCCTGGATGACTACAAGCGCGTGCTCGGCATCAATCTGGAAGGCACCTTCCTGGGCGTACGTATCATTGGCGCGCACATGCTGGAGCGCGGTTCCGGCTCGATCGTCAACATCTCCTCGGCAGACGGCATGAAGGGCGCCAACGGGCTGGGTGCCTACTGCTCCACCAAGTGGGGCATCCGCGGGCTGACGCGCGTGGCGGCCATGGAGTACGGCCACCGCGGCGTACGCGTCAACTCGGTGCACCCCGGCGGCGTCGACACCTCCATGGGCAACCCCTTCTCAGAGGAACGCGCCGAGGTCAACAAGCGTTACCACATGGTGCCGCTGCAGCGCGTCGGCGACCCCGACGAAGTGGCCCGCGTCAGCGCCTTCCTGGCCAGCGACGCGGCCTCCTACCTCTGCGGTTCCGAGATCGCCGTAGACGGCGGCATGCTCACCGGCCAGTACTACGTCGGATTTCCGGGGGCGCCGGGGGTGGAATGA
- a CDS encoding NADH:flavin oxidoreductase — translation MTAPAEIAEAYTPLSIGPLQLRNRFIKSATNEGMARGGVPSQALVNHHRRMAAGGAAMTTVAYCAVTPDGRTFEDQVCLDEATLPHLPALTEAVHAEGGAACAQITHGGCFTFLPEMSTRYPLSASGGFNPPGVISGRFFKTAMDEDDMEAVAEAFVMGAKRAQAAGFDAVEIHMGHGYLLSQFLSPLYNRRKDGWGGDAAGRVRYPAEVLRRVVAAVGDELAVTCKISVVEGHKRGPAIEDVITTVRALEAAGAHMVVLSGGMNVEAPWQIFGSNMPKAAVTQIQNGVVRTATKLMRLVEPKITFRELYLREYSKRIREAVPTLKLAYLGGAKSVDGVAQIMNDGFDAVVMGRALIHDPALVNKFAGGELRVSGCTACNECVVTMYGPGGTHCVLTESGDAEANARPAAG, via the coding sequence ATGACTGCTCCCGCTGAGATCGCCGAGGCCTACACGCCGCTGAGCATCGGCCCGCTGCAGCTGCGCAACCGCTTCATCAAGTCCGCTACCAACGAGGGCATGGCCAGGGGCGGTGTGCCCTCGCAGGCGCTGGTCAATCACCATCGCCGCATGGCGGCGGGCGGGGCGGCGATGACGACGGTGGCCTACTGCGCGGTGACGCCGGACGGGCGCACCTTCGAGGATCAGGTCTGCCTCGATGAGGCGACGCTGCCGCATCTGCCAGCACTCACCGAGGCCGTGCACGCTGAAGGCGGCGCGGCCTGCGCGCAGATCACGCACGGCGGCTGTTTCACCTTCCTGCCCGAGATGTCGACGCGTTATCCGCTGTCGGCCTCCGGCGGATTCAACCCGCCCGGCGTCATCAGCGGCCGCTTCTTCAAGACCGCCATGGACGAGGACGACATGGAGGCCGTGGCAGAGGCCTTCGTGATGGGAGCGAAACGCGCCCAGGCAGCCGGCTTCGACGCGGTCGAGATCCACATGGGGCATGGCTATCTGCTGTCGCAGTTCCTGTCGCCGCTCTACAACCGTCGCAAGGACGGCTGGGGCGGTGACGCGGCCGGCCGCGTGCGCTACCCGGCCGAGGTGTTGCGGCGCGTCGTGGCCGCTGTCGGCGATGAACTGGCAGTGACCTGCAAGATCAGTGTCGTCGAGGGCCACAAGCGCGGGCCCGCCATCGAGGATGTCATCACTACGGTGCGCGCCCTGGAGGCTGCCGGTGCGCACATGGTGGTGCTCTCCGGCGGCATGAACGTTGAAGCGCCCTGGCAGATCTTCGGCAGCAATATGCCGAAGGCCGCCGTCACGCAGATTCAGAACGGCGTCGTGCGCACGGCCACCAAGCTGATGCGGCTGGTGGAGCCGAAGATCACCTTCCGCGAGCTGTATCTGCGCGAGTACTCCAAGCGGATTCGCGAGGCCGTGCCGACGCTCAAGCTGGCCTATCTGGGCGGGGCGAAGAGCGTGGACGGCGTGGCGCAGATCATGAATGACGGCTTCGACGCCGTGGTCATGGGCCGCGCGCTGATCCACGATCCGGCTCTGGTCAACAAGTTTGCCGGTGGCGAACTGCGCGTGTCGGGTTGTACGGCCTGCAATGAGTGCGTGGTGACGATGTACGGCCCCGGCGGCACGCACTGCGTGCTGACCGAAAGCGGCGACGCTGAGGCCAACGCCCGCCCCGCGGCCGGTTGA
- a CDS encoding FitA-like ribbon-helix-helix domain-containing protein yields the protein MTDLHVRDVDPEVVAALKAMAARQGRSMSQVHRELLERALRPDKRSLAAHLLTIPEVGCDEDFERVDEPPRDVFD from the coding sequence ATGACGGACCTGCACGTGCGCGATGTCGACCCGGAAGTGGTGGCCGCCCTGAAGGCCATGGCGGCGCGGCAAGGGCGTTCCATGTCCCAGGTGCACCGGGAACTTCTGGAACGCGCCCTGCGTCCCGATAAGCGTTCGTTGGCGGCGCATTTGCTGACGATTCCGGAAGTCGGGTGCGACGAGGATTTCGAACGCGTCGACGAACCGCCGCGCGATGTATTTGATTGA
- a CDS encoding SDR family NAD(P)-dependent oxidoreductase: MGRLQGKVALVTGAGQGVGQGIAYALAAEGAAVAVTGRTASKLDDTVAGIRERGGKGLAIACDVKDAAGISQSVETTVRELGGLNILVNNAQEVPLGALNDVTDEAFTAGWESGPLASFRLMKAAYPHLKGDGNIVNLASPAAHRWDMAGFGCYGAVKEAIRQLTRAAACEWGGEGIRTNAILPLAASPAMAWWMREYPEQGEAFVGTVPMQRVGDCEADIGRFVATLCSADCAYVNGQSIALDGGQARIA; the protein is encoded by the coding sequence ATGGGCAGACTGCAAGGAAAGGTCGCGCTGGTGACCGGCGCCGGCCAGGGCGTGGGGCAGGGCATCGCCTACGCACTGGCGGCCGAGGGTGCGGCTGTGGCCGTGACCGGGCGCACCGCATCGAAGCTCGACGACACCGTCGCCGGCATCCGGGAGCGCGGCGGCAAGGGCCTGGCGATTGCTTGCGACGTCAAGGATGCCGCCGGCATCAGCCAGTCCGTCGAGACCACCGTCCGCGAGCTGGGCGGGCTCAACATTCTGGTCAACAACGCCCAGGAAGTTCCGCTCGGCGCGCTGAACGACGTCACCGACGAGGCCTTCACGGCGGGCTGGGAATCCGGCCCGCTGGCGAGCTTCCGGTTGATGAAGGCGGCTTACCCGCACCTCAAGGGCGACGGCAATATCGTCAATCTGGCCTCGCCCGCGGCGCACCGCTGGGATATGGCCGGCTTCGGCTGCTACGGCGCCGTCAAGGAAGCCATCCGCCAGCTGACGCGCGCCGCGGCCTGCGAGTGGGGCGGCGAGGGCATCCGCACCAACGCCATCCTGCCGCTGGCGGCGTCGCCGGCCATGGCCTGGTGGATGCGCGAGTATCCGGAGCAGGGCGAGGCCTTCGTCGGCACCGTGCCCATGCAGCGCGTCGGTGATTGCGAGGCTGATATCGGTCGTTTCGTCGCAACCCTGTGTTCGGCTGATTGCGCCTATGTGAATGGTCAGAGCATCGCCTTGGATGGCGGGCAGGCTCGAATTGCATAG
- a CDS encoding type II toxin-antitoxin system VapC family toxin produces MYLIDTNVVSELRKGRRADPGVRAFFEDAANEQVSLFLSVITLAELDAGVTRVRGRGDHEQAAHLAAWLQAIRRDYGSSLLAVDESVAAQLGPLLAHGRGGVVDRMIMAAALAHGLTVVTRNTRDFAAVATRNPFAHQ; encoded by the coding sequence ATGTATTTGATTGACACCAATGTGGTCTCGGAACTGCGCAAGGGGCGCAGAGCCGATCCGGGTGTGCGCGCCTTTTTCGAGGACGCCGCGAACGAGCAGGTGTCGCTATTCCTTTCCGTCATCACACTCGCCGAGCTGGATGCTGGCGTTACGCGCGTGCGCGGCCGGGGCGACCACGAGCAAGCCGCGCATCTGGCTGCCTGGCTGCAGGCGATCCGGCGTGACTACGGAAGCAGTCTGCTCGCGGTGGATGAGTCGGTTGCCGCTCAGCTCGGCCCGCTGCTGGCGCACGGGCGCGGTGGGGTCGTCGACCGCATGATCATGGCGGCGGCGCTGGCCCACGGCCTGACCGTCGTGACGCGCAATACCCGCGACTTTGCGGCGGTCGCTACGCGCAACCCCTTCGCGCACCAGTAG
- a CDS encoding FAD-dependent oxidoreductase: MSTEHWDERFDVVVVGSGAGGMTAALRAQTEGLSTVLLEKSDRYGGTSAVSGGGIWIPCNDQIAELGESDSYEEALTYLRYLTGGEVPESRIEAYLRNAPEMVRALAADSGIHYRAVHKYPDYFPDKPGGKPGFRTMEPAAFDAAQLGDAFWQQREPFAGTQLMGRVSMDQVEAHTLFTRGKGWFLLTLKMMGRYWSDLRWRLKTRRDRRLTLGQAMVAALRHGLDARGVPIRLNNALVGLIEENGRVVGVEVDSPEGRKRLRAERGVVLATGGFESNQQMREQYLPQPTRAEWTAAPYGLNEGEGIRAGQALGAGTAFMNLTWGTPTAHMPDEAPQPGLFVERALPGCMLVNGNGQRFCNEAGPYTEVIYAMYRDHEKSGCTVPAWFVFDATFRKKYPAGPTLPGSIQPDRKLPKKWWDKVIYKADSLSELAAKIGIDAQGLAQSVERMNRYSRLGVDAEFGKGVNVFDRYYSDPTVKPNPCLGPLEKGPFYALRVDAGEIGTKGGLTTDERARVLREDDGQPIAGLYAVGNCSAAVMGRTYAGPGSTLGPAMTFAYIAAREMAAEGGAQRKAA; the protein is encoded by the coding sequence ATGAGCACGGAACATTGGGATGAGCGCTTCGATGTGGTCGTCGTCGGCTCCGGCGCCGGCGGCATGACCGCTGCGCTGCGCGCGCAGACGGAAGGCCTGTCGACTGTCCTGCTGGAGAAGAGCGACCGCTACGGCGGCACAAGCGCCGTCTCGGGAGGCGGTATCTGGATCCCCTGCAACGACCAGATCGCCGAGCTTGGTGAGTCGGACAGCTACGAGGAGGCGCTCACCTATCTGCGTTACCTCACCGGCGGTGAGGTGCCGGAATCCCGCATCGAGGCCTATCTGCGGAACGCGCCCGAGATGGTGCGCGCGCTGGCCGCGGACAGCGGCATCCACTACCGGGCCGTGCACAAGTATCCCGACTATTTCCCGGACAAGCCCGGCGGCAAGCCGGGCTTTCGCACCATGGAGCCGGCCGCCTTCGACGCCGCCCAGCTCGGCGATGCCTTCTGGCAGCAGCGCGAGCCCTTTGCCGGCACGCAGCTGATGGGCCGCGTGTCCATGGACCAGGTCGAGGCGCATACGCTGTTCACGCGCGGCAAGGGATGGTTCCTGCTGACGCTGAAGATGATGGGTCGTTACTGGTCGGATCTTCGCTGGCGCCTCAAGACGCGCCGCGACCGCCGGCTGACGCTGGGACAGGCGATGGTCGCCGCATTGCGCCACGGGCTCGATGCACGCGGCGTGCCGATCCGGCTCAATAACGCGCTCGTCGGGCTGATCGAGGAGAACGGTCGCGTCGTCGGCGTCGAGGTCGATTCGCCGGAGGGCCGCAAGCGCCTGCGCGCCGAGCGCGGCGTCGTGCTCGCCACGGGCGGCTTCGAGTCCAACCAACAGATGCGCGAACAGTATCTGCCGCAGCCTACGCGCGCCGAATGGACGGCGGCCCCTTACGGCCTGAATGAGGGCGAGGGCATCCGCGCCGGGCAGGCGCTGGGTGCTGGCACGGCATTCATGAACCTCACCTGGGGCACGCCCACCGCGCACATGCCGGATGAGGCGCCGCAGCCGGGGCTCTTTGTCGAGCGCGCGCTGCCGGGCTGCATGCTGGTCAACGGCAACGGTCAACGTTTCTGTAACGAGGCCGGGCCGTATACCGAAGTCATCTATGCCATGTACCGCGACCACGAGAAATCCGGTTGCACGGTGCCGGCGTGGTTCGTCTTCGACGCCACCTTCCGCAAGAAGTATCCGGCCGGGCCAACGCTGCCGGGCAGCATCCAGCCGGATCGCAAGCTTCCGAAAAAGTGGTGGGACAAGGTCATCTACAAGGCGGATTCGCTGTCCGAGCTCGCCGCCAAGATCGGCATTGATGCTCAGGGCCTGGCGCAGTCGGTGGAGCGCATGAACCGCTATTCCCGGCTGGGTGTGGACGCGGAATTCGGCAAGGGCGTCAACGTCTTCGATCGCTACTACAGCGATCCGACCGTCAAGCCGAATCCCTGCCTGGGGCCGCTGGAGAAGGGGCCTTTCTACGCGCTGCGTGTGGATGCTGGCGAGATCGGCACCAAGGGTGGCTTGACGACCGACGAGCGCGCGCGCGTGCTGCGCGAGGACGACGGTCAGCCCATCGCCGGTCTCTACGCCGTGGGCAATTGCTCGGCGGCGGTCATGGGTCGCACCTACGCCGGCCCTGGCTCGACGCTGGGCCCGGCCATGACCTTCGCCTATATCGCCGCGCGCGAGATGGCAGCCGAGGGCGGCGCGCAACGCAAGGCTGCCTGA
- a CDS encoding DUF1295 domain-containing protein, which translates to MSERGKALATVWFAYAVAIAAGAVTLWLMEGSALWRAFVADVVATVVIFGFSRAYRNSSFYDAYWSVIPPLLGAYWWCAAGAPNDARALLVMALVLFWGIRLTWNWAHHWTGMQHEDWRYPMVRNAKPKMALFTDFFGIHFFPTIQVFLGCLPLYAATTYSRPLNWLDAVAAVVTFGAICIEMISDLQLRSFLRTAKPGEVIRSGLWGWSRHPNYFGEISFWGGLALFGLAAHPEGWWWQIIGVIAMALMFIFASIPMMEKRSLERRPAYAKLMREVSMLVPLPPRRG; encoded by the coding sequence ATGAGCGAAAGAGGGAAGGCGCTGGCGACTGTCTGGTTCGCCTACGCGGTGGCCATCGCCGCCGGTGCGGTGACGCTGTGGCTGATGGAAGGATCGGCGCTGTGGCGCGCCTTCGTGGCCGATGTGGTGGCCACCGTCGTCATTTTCGGTTTCAGCCGCGCCTACAGGAACTCCAGCTTCTACGACGCTTACTGGAGCGTGATTCCGCCGCTGCTGGGTGCCTATTGGTGGTGCGCCGCCGGTGCGCCCAATGATGCGCGTGCGCTGCTCGTCATGGCACTGGTGCTGTTCTGGGGTATCCGCCTGACCTGGAACTGGGCACACCACTGGACCGGCATGCAGCACGAAGACTGGCGCTATCCGATGGTGCGCAACGCCAAGCCGAAGATGGCGCTGTTCACGGACTTCTTCGGCATTCACTTCTTTCCGACTATCCAGGTCTTCCTGGGCTGTCTGCCGCTCTATGCCGCTACCACGTATTCGCGGCCGCTCAACTGGCTCGATGCGGTGGCGGCGGTGGTGACCTTCGGCGCCATCTGCATCGAGATGATCTCGGATCTTCAGCTCAGAAGCTTCCTCAGGACGGCCAAGCCGGGCGAAGTCATTCGCAGCGGCCTGTGGGGCTGGTCGCGGCATCCAAACTATTTCGGCGAGATCAGCTTCTGGGGTGGTCTGGCGCTGTTCGGGCTGGCGGCGCATCCGGAAGGGTGGTGGTGGCAGATCATCGGTGTCATCGCCATGGCGCTGATGTTCATCTTCGCCAGCATCCCGATGATGGAAAAGCGCAGCCTCGAGCGGCGCCCGGCCTACGCCAAGCTCATGCGTGAAGTCTCGATGCTGGTGCCTCTGCCACCGAGGCGCGGCTGA
- a CDS encoding addiction module protein — MIRPALIAEVQKLSPTERLELISAVWDSLPHAQLPVSDAEKRLLDQRLADAEANPDDESSLSDVVARLEHRSH; from the coding sequence ATGATCAGACCCGCGCTAATTGCCGAAGTCCAAAAGCTCAGCCCGACCGAGCGGCTGGAATTGATCAGCGCCGTATGGGATTCGCTGCCTCATGCGCAGCTGCCAGTCTCCGATGCAGAGAAGCGGCTTTTGGATCAGCGGCTAGCCGATGCCGAGGCCAATCCGGATGATGAATCCTCATTGTCGGATGTAGTTGCTCGGCTGGAACACCGTAGCCATTGA
- a CDS encoding type II toxin-antitoxin system RelE/ParE family toxin codes for MTYRVRIRRPAEADIQQAEDWYDEQRPGLGVDFRSEVISLLYRLGDTPLIHEQAYGEVRRAPVRRFPFLVWYRVSGDNAQVLACSHCRQHPGAVFQRFR; via the coding sequence TTGACTTACCGCGTCCGGATCCGTCGGCCAGCTGAAGCGGATATCCAGCAGGCCGAGGACTGGTACGACGAGCAGCGACCGGGATTGGGCGTGGATTTCCGGAGCGAAGTCATTTCGTTGTTGTATCGGCTCGGTGATACGCCCCTAATCCATGAGCAGGCTTATGGGGAGGTGCGGCGCGCCCCTGTGCGTCGGTTCCCGTTTCTCGTTTGGTATCGCGTCAGCGGCGACAATGCCCAAGTCCTGGCGTGTTCTCACTGTCGCCAGCACCCCGGCGCGGTATTTCAGAGGTTTCGGTAG
- a CDS encoding SDR family NAD(P)-dependent oxidoreductase, whose product MADDTDITVWARANLGPRQGARALVTGGASGIGLSVARGLGALGAEVCIADVNAEGGEAAVAALRAELPEADFSFARLDLVDPDSVAAFCDGFDGPVLDILVNNAGILPPLRRIETFAGQELAFAISVLGHFALTARLLGRLEAADAPRVAWLSSLVHRRGTIRLDDLACHDYEAQHAYNQAKIASLMLALECEARARAHGAKLVSLAAHPGVARTAIGHSRDGQPRQNLHDRLTDFAFHAAMRLLGQPAEVAARPVLRAATDAQLPGGSLFGPGALGETRGAPRLLTPTAVARESGARAQLWDYCCEATGTDFDWDGISKGRAA is encoded by the coding sequence ATGGCGGACGATACGGACATCACCGTCTGGGCGCGCGCGAATCTCGGCCCGCGCCAGGGCGCACGAGCGCTGGTCACGGGCGGTGCCAGCGGCATCGGTCTGAGTGTGGCGCGCGGGCTGGGCGCACTGGGTGCCGAGGTCTGCATCGCCGACGTCAATGCCGAGGGCGGGGAGGCCGCCGTCGCGGCGCTGCGCGCTGAGCTGCCGGAGGCGGACTTTTCCTTCGCCCGGCTGGATCTGGTCGACCCGGATTCGGTGGCCGCCTTCTGTGACGGATTCGACGGCCCGGTGCTGGATATCCTCGTCAACAACGCCGGCATTCTGCCGCCGCTGCGGCGGATTGAAACGTTCGCCGGCCAGGAACTGGCCTTTGCCATCAGCGTGCTCGGACATTTCGCCCTGACCGCCCGGCTACTGGGCCGCCTGGAAGCTGCCGATGCGCCGCGCGTGGCCTGGCTGTCCAGCCTTGTGCACAGGCGCGGCACGATACGGCTGGACGATCTTGCCTGCCATGACTATGAGGCCCAGCACGCCTACAACCAGGCCAAGATCGCGAGCCTGATGCTGGCGCTGGAATGCGAGGCGCGTGCCCGCGCCCATGGCGCGAAGCTGGTGTCTCTGGCTGCGCACCCGGGTGTTGCGCGCACTGCCATCGGCCACAGCCGCGATGGGCAGCCGCGCCAGAATCTGCACGACCGGCTCACCGATTTCGCCTTTCACGCGGCCATGCGGTTGCTCGGCCAGCCGGCGGAAGTCGCGGCGCGGCCGGTGCTGCGCGCAGCCACCGATGCGCAACTGCCGGGTGGCAGCCTGTTCGGTCCCGGCGCGCTGGGCGAGACGCGCGGAGCGCCGCGCCTTCTGACGCCCACGGCCGTGGCGCGAGAGTCGGGCGCTCGTGCGCAGCTGTGGGACTACTGCTGCGAAGCCACCGGCACCGATTTCGACTGGGATGGGATCAGCAAGGGGAGAGCGGCATGA